TACATAATCTTCAAACGGCTCCAGTCTTTTGGCTTTGCAAGACACAGTATATCCAATGCAGACATCCCCTCGTCTTGGAGATGCTGGCGACAAACGAAATCCTCCCGATGTgattctatttttaaagcagtaagaTAAACATAATCAGCTACCAAACTGCACTGGAAAACAGTCCCCTCCCCCAGCACTCGCTTAGTGCGAAGCAGCATCGTTCAATTTACTATTCCCAATCCGTGGATATACCTGAGGGTACGGCTgtgctcccagagctcctgtgcAGTGTCATGTgctcatccccatccccatccccatccccatccccatccccatccccatccccaccgCTCAGCCTGCGCAGTTCCAGGCGCTGCCTCAGCCTGGGCGTCACAGCCCAACGGGGTGGGTGTTCCTGCTCCAGTTTATGGAGAGCAGATGATCAACCCCCTGCGTGCTGTGCGAGCTGAGCTGTCCTTTTTGTGTCACAAAACGCGCTCTTCCCATATGCATATGTGCAAATTTTATATCcaatacttcattttcttttctttttccaaaacaaatgtATCATCAGCTCTTACTAAAAATACTCAGAGCAGGATCCATTGCCTTCTTTTACTTCCAAAGAACAGCATTCCCGTATCAGGGAACTGCACGGTTCCAGGGATTCACAATGGTCTGCAAATGTGACAGGTGACAAACAGCTCTTCTGACCCCCCTGTACTTCCACTGCAGTGCTGTTCATGTTTTTAGTGTCGTGTTGATGTTCGTATCTATTTACACTTGATCCCGTCCTATCCTTCAAACGCTTCCCCGCATCCTGTCCCGGCCGCGCTCAGCGGAGCCGAGCCCCGGAGCGCCGGAGCGCCGCGGTCCCGCACCCGGACGGGACAGAGCAGCGGCCGCGAGGGCCAGCGCCGGGACGGGGGCAGTGCCGGGATGGTGGCAGTGCCGGGACGGTGGCAGTGCCGGGATGGTGGCAGTGCCGGGACGGTGGCAGTGCCGGGATGGTGGCAGGCTGTGCCCTCGGCTATGGCAGCAGCGCCAGCAGGCGCAGACTGTGCCCGCAGCGCCAGCCGAGCCGGGCCCGCTCCGCTCCCTCCCGCTATCACCGCGCTCCGCAAGGGCCGCTCCTTCACTCAGGGGCCGCCCGCATTCCCCGGCGATCCTCGCCCGCGGCCCGGTACCTGCCCTTACTCCGCGTCCGTCgccagcggcagcagcagcgcaGCCCGAGCGCAGATCGtgggggccgggccgggccgggctgggctgggccgggccgggcNNNNNNNNNNNNNNNNNNNNNNNNNNNNNNNNNNNNNNNNNNNNNNNNNNNNNNNNNNNNNNNNNNNNNNNNNNNNNNNNNNNNNNNNNNNNNNNNNNNNNNNNNNNNNNNNNNNNNNNTGGGCGCTGTGGCGGCCCCGAACGCGGATCCGTCCCCCGCCAGCCACGACACCGAGCCTGGCGCCGCGGCCGCGCCCGACAGCCCTAGTCCGCCttccagcctctgcagcagccccggCTCCTTCCCGCCCGACAGCCTGCAAGCCTTCCCCGGCCTCGACTCGCCCAGCATCCAGTGTGACAGCCTGGAGTGTGCCCCCTGctcgtgctgctgctgccggagCGCGGGCTCGGCCGGAGCCAGCGAGGACAGCCTGCAGGCCCCTCTCGCCCGGGGCTCCGGCTTACGGTGCTTCGGCGCTCACCGCGCCTCCAGCGACCTCTCCGACAGCCTGGAGTCCTTCATCCAGCACGACAGCCTCCAGTCGCTCTCCAGCCTGGGGGTGAGCTCCTCCAGTATCAGCGGTGATAGCCTTGAATCCCTTTCCAGCCTGAGTCTGGGGACCACCAGCGATCTCGACCTCATCGGCCACTGAGTCTGCCTTCAGCTTCCCGCACAACGCCTTactgctggctctgccagctgccGTGAGAGCTGCCAGGCTTCTGCTCTTCCTTCCAAGGTGTCGTTGTTCCAGATGATCCTTGCTGCATGCAGTGCAATAACCTCTTACTGTGGCTGACATTCTCAAATAAAGTGATTCAAAGGGATAGTGTGCATTATTAGCTGCAGTGTTAACGCTGATGTTTTGTCAGCAGATGAGAATGGAAGTGCGTGGTCCTCCGAGGAACCCCAGCTACCTCTCAGATCTCTATGAGAACATGTTAAGGGCTGAAGGAGCAATGAGAcgagggcagcagcagcccccagcagtcCATACAAGTAGCAACAAGACTCTTCGGAGCAGTGCCCCAGCCAAGGAGATCCCCCAGCCAAATAACCATCCGAACAGCGCCTCCTCCAGCTGTGACCCAGCTCTGAGACCCATCATCCGCCGCCGAGCGAGGTCCCTGCCGACATCACctgagaggaggaagagagcagcagtgcagtgtCAGAAGCCAAACTTCCAGAGCCGCATGAACCGGGTCAGGTTTGCTGATGCTTTAGGCTTGGAGCTCACTGAAGTGAAAGTCTTCCAGACTGGGGAGGATCCATCCATCCCTTTGCACGTCCTGTCCAGGCTCTCCATAAACTCAGACCTCTGGTACAGCAACTTGAACTTGGAGTTCACTATGCAATGTTTGGTCCCTGACTTCCAGCAGCCTGCAGATTGTCTGGATTTCTCATCCCgactccaggagcagcaggtgtgTCTGGAACGGGTGACCAGCTCAGATCTGGGGCTCAGTGGCACCATCCAGGTTCGGAATGTTGCTTTTGAGAAGCAGGTGTCTGTCCGCTACACCTTCAACCAGTGGGAAAGCATCCATGAGGTGTGTGCTCGTTGGGACTGCAGCATCCCAGAGAAAAACGGGCAGGATCAGGTTGACGTGTtcactttctttcttcctgtgcctccttttctccttcagctAAGCACTCTTGTCCAGTTTGCAGCAAGGTACCAAGTCAATGGCCAGGAGTACTGGGATAACAACAGAGGCAAGAACTACACCCTCAGCTGTCAGACTCACCCCCTGAAGCTGCCAAGGGAATGTGAGGAGAGCTGGATCCACTTCATCTGAACAAAGGGAGTGGTGCCGAGCAGCTGTCAGTGGCCTTGGTGGCACTCTGTCCCTTGGCATGGCTTTCTGCTCCTATGGAAACAGTATTCTTTTTGAAACCTGTCAAACCTGGCCAAGTGTCCCAGGGCTGAGAAGCAGCCTGTGGGTGACCTGTACAAACTGCTCTAAACCTCTAGGAAAGTTTAAACGGCCAAAATCTGTAGTGAGATACAATCATAGAAAGGCCATGTGAGTTTTTTGAGTGCATGAGTCATTGCAAAATGGTTCCCAGGAATGCTGTGAGGCTACCAGAGAGCAAAACAACATGTTTCTTGTTGCTAGTGATACTCTTGCTTGCATAGAATGTTTCTAACAGATCTCTCTTACCATTTTctactgtttgttttctaagTGGACAGTGTGGCtttactggttttgtttctaattttgtttatattacTTCACCAAATCAGGGCACTATTCCATTTATGCATAGTTTGGATGACAGACACTGTAGGGACTACTTGTATTTATATACGTATGTTATTAAGGCTGTAAccacattaaatatttccaatatCTGAGTTGGAAATTAAATGCTACTGTGAGCAAAATGTACATGAAAATGTGCCATCAGCCCCTCTGTTTCTTTCACTTGGCAAAAAAAGGTGCCTTTTCTTATCTCCTTCTTGCAGCAGGTGTGATTGTTACCAATGTTTGTGTGAGGCAGATTTGCCTGGGGAAATTCTCACCTTTGTCAATTGATGCCCAAGTAGGTTTTTCTCAAGGTGGTGGTACAAGAACTCTCTTTTCCTGATGCACCTGCTTTTACTAAGGGAAAAGgatctattttttatttgtgttgcAAATGCAGCTGAAGGTCTCAAAACACTGTATGAATGCTTATGATTTTATCACTGTTACTGGTAAAATTATAGATCAAGAAATTGATATCACATAAAGATatatataaggaaaagaaatatataaagatatatataaggaaaagaaatagtaCAGGGAGTGGGGTACAGAGGCTTGGAATAGCATTCAAAAGTCTGAATCATAGTTGTTCCCCAGTGTTCCAGAACTACTGCAGAAGTAGCTTTGACTTATTTATTTAGCTGCTTGCCATTGTGAAACAGTTGAACTCACAAGACTGCAGCCTTTGCAACACGAACAACAACTTGAAAACACTTAATTTGGTAAACTGCTACTTCCACAGACTCATAAACAGAATCccttctgctgcagggagagcacaggAACACTGTTAGACCATCTTCCCGTGCTTCTTGTTctattgttttcattctgtggTTTTAGTGTGGTTTAAGAATTGTATTCTGGGAAAGACTGTCATGTGCTAGCAAATGTCAGACCTGAGTGTCCCCTTGGCCAGATTTTGTAAAGCTGAGGCTGTCAGGAGAAAGGTTCATGCCAGATATAGCGCAGTGTGAGAGGGGTGGAGAAATGAATGTCTCAGCAGTCTGACTTGGGCTTCTGCTGTCTTCCTTCCACAATCTCTCTGGGTATTGGCATGTGCAAGGTCTTGAATACTAACTACTGGAGCATTATTCCCAGTCCCCttttgctctctgtgctggaagaGCTGACAGTTTAGTTCCTGCCAGTGCAGttctctggcactgctggctcagtggagcagcagagctgagagccttctccagctgctAAACCTTCACACCATTACTGGTGcctgtcacagcagagctggtaTTTGCACTTATGTTTCCTTGCCACACTCAGTAATGAACATCAAATGGCTTCTGGTTGACAAAAATGGGATTAAGCCATTTAGTGCTAATATGCACCTGTTGTGAAGGTAAACTTACACCACATTTATATCTTCTCAGGACAACTTGACTGCTTGCACTGTGTTCAAATTGAGCACTTCCCTTATAATGAGGTTTTGCAAAAGTGAATTCTTCCACAAAGATTATCACCATATAATGcactttttaaaacatgtatttattattGTCATACAGTAAATGAATGTCTAGTAGTCCACAGTTTAAAGGTTCTTTCaagcatgtttttttaaagaaacgTGAAATCCATGTAAAAAGGGGTTGTACATTACACAGTATAACAGTGAAGCACATATGCTGGACAAAAGGTCCAGCAGTTGTAAAATTGCAAAGGgcttaattcattttaaaaagcaataataaaactATGGCTATTGTAATACAGAAGattgaaataaaagcttttcacaattttctgttgtttcagtCAATGGTAGTCCTGTTAAGAAAGCTCATGAAGAGACTTAATGTAAAGTTGTCACAGAGTAACATACTCGGGAAAAGTAACGTGGGTTTGAGTTACTAAAGGATGTACAGCACTTGATAAAGGTACATGATGAGTTCATGTATCTGCAAAGATGGTGGAGCTGCCACTTCTTACATGGAATCTGTTGTCCTTTCACCTCAAAattctgtgcctgcagcacctgcaggattGAGATCCAATTCTGGAAAAAGGCTTGCTGCCACTTGATtctgggaaggggaggggagggaagggaaaaatcagtttaaatacTTGGGCATGTCTGTATTAAGTTGTTCAAAAATGTAAggttttatttaagaaaatgataatttttttctgcaaacatCCACCTATCAGGTTTATCTTACAGGTTGTTAGTGTTACTTTTAGTATAGCTGGTATTTTTACATTTAGCTTCAAATTcatagtttatttattttacaaagaaaaaattaaattgcaagtTGTAATCACAGTAATATGCATCTGCAGTCAGTAACTACAGCACTTAATGTAGTGTATCATCAGTTGTACTTTACAGCTGGTAAAGACTTGGAACTGCAAGTCTAAGTGATTATTCATTTGGCAACAGGAGTGTAACGTTAGGGCTGACTTCTTTCACAACTTCTCTCTCCCTGTGATCTCAGATGTACAAGTATTTCAGCTGACACTTGATATTCAAACTGCTGGTATCAACACTTCTGACCCTTCACCACAACAGCAGCTGTCCCAGAGACTGAAAATACCTTGGCTGGCACAATGTCTTTAATTACCTGTAGTAAGTATAAATACTTATTGTAGTGAATAAGAGTCTCTGTAAATAGTGCAACCCTGCCCTAAAGAGATTTGGTTCCATTTTCTCTGGTGTTTTTACATGTGCCTGAAATGACTGTGGCCAAATAATTTCACTGTTGGTTCTGGTCTGTTTAAAGCATAACTCAATGAAACTTCTCTCTGACTTGCCTTCTgctaaaccaaacaaaatagACTAATGTTACAGAATGAGAAATGAGCTGAAGTAATCTCGGTGTAGATTGCAGGAAGGAAAGTGTGTGACTCACTTCTGGACTGTCTCACTTCTCTTTTGCTGTAGAATGAGTAAGACTGGACAGGCTCAGCCTCTGTGTTTGCTCATGTGACTGGTAAGGGAAAGCATCAACTTCAAATTGGCTTTCTGCTTGGTACGGTGAAAGTACAATTCAGGATTCAGTTTTCA
This is a stretch of genomic DNA from Parus major isolate Abel chromosome 20, Parus_major1.1, whole genome shotgun sequence. It encodes these proteins:
- the PPP1R3D gene encoding protein phosphatase 1 regulatory subunit 3D, with amino-acid sequence MFCQQMRMEVRGPPRNPSYLSDLYENMLRAEGAMRRGQQQPPAVHTSSNKTLRSSAPAKEIPQPNNHPNSASSSCDPALRPIIRRRARSLPTSPERRKRAAVQCQKPNFQSRMNRVRFADALGLELTEVKVFQTGEDPSIPLHVLSRLSINSDLWYSNLNLEFTMQCLVPDFQQPADCLDFSSRLQEQQVCLERVTSSDLGLSGTIQVRNVAFEKQVSVRYTFNQWESIHEVCARWDCSIPEKNGQDQVDVFTFFLPVPPFLLQLSTLVQFAARYQVNGQEYWDNNRGKNYTLSCQTHPLKLPRECEESWIHFI